In Lysinibacillus sp. 2017, the DNA window TTTGGTGGGCTTGATGAGGAGAAAGCAAAACCTGAAAAAAACGAAGAAAAAATCGATAAAATAGCGGACAAGCTACTCGAGCAATTACATGATTTAATACCAGATGAGTCATTTACAGCATCCTTTAAATATTGTGCGACTTTTGGTGAATCCGAAGACCATTTACCTTTCATCGGTCAGCATTCAGAAAATCCGAAACATTATTACCTACTTGGTTTCGGAGGAAATGGAACCGTTTATAGTATGCTCGGCTCTAAAATACTAGCGGATTTAATCATGAATCGTACCAATGATGATGCGCGAATCGTCACGCTTGACCGGAAATATGGACTTAGAGATTGATCATACAAATGAAACCGTGAAGTCCTTGTTTAGAAGGATTCACGGTTTCTTCGTATTGGTCCTTTTTTTAATATATAATAAAGGTAAATGATTCACGATTGGAGGGTTTTCATTGGTTTTCAAATCAAAAATAGATCGTTGGATGTCGGTTATTTTCATCCTTTTACCAATCGTCATGCTTTACGCTGTCATAACGGAGCCTGATATTGCGACGATTATTATGACTGTACTTATTATCATTTTATTAGCGGTGCTTGTTTTCGGAACAAAATATGTCATCGACAGCGATGAACTTATTATTTATGGTGGTATTTATAAAAAGCGCATCAAAATCGCACAGATTACAAGTTTACGTCCAACGAAAAATCCACTTTCCGCGCCAGCGATGTCACTCGATCGTATCGAAATACTATTTGATCCACATTCACAAATGACGCTCGTTTCACCGAAGGATAAAGAAATGTTTGTTAAGAAGCTGCTCGATGTGAATCCGGATATAAAGTTAGTTAAATAATTTTATTAATTACTGGATACATCTATATGAAAAGTATTATTAGTTACGCTCACTATTCCATGAAGCATTCCTTTTGCCCTTCCATGTGTGGGCAAAAAACTCAGTACTAAAGTTTTTTACACCAGTTTTTTTACATTCTTATCTTCAAGCGTGACTTAAAGTTTACGCTAATTCCTCTACTGCGATGTTTCCGTTACTTGTTTTTAGTTTGATATGATTTGCTTTTGTCCCATGTGCATAGCTTGATGTTTTGTCGTTATAAATTGTTACTGAACCCCAGCTTGTTTTACCTTCAATTTCTACATTATCCAACTTACTAACTGAACTTAATAAAATCCCACCGTTATCTGTTACTAAATTTAGCGGATGGTTAACTGTATTCATTTGCGCTTCAATTCGACCATTACATGAGCGAGCATCAACCATTCCATCCACATGTTTTATTTGAATTTTTCCATTATCAGATTCTAGTTTGAGTTGGTTTGCTTTACAATTTTCCGCAACCACTCGACCATTACTAGACTCTGCATTTACAAGCAACACATTGGAGTTCGTTAAAACGATACGGCCATTATCCGAGTAAGCATCAAGCTTCTCACCCTGAATGCCATCAGTCGAAATACGACCATTATCAGATTTTAAATTGAATTTCTTGGCTAGTGTATCTGATACTTTTATCGAACCATTATCATTATCAATCGTAATTTGCTCGTATTGTTTTTTTGGTAAATGGATCACTACGTCCGCTTTGCCTACACTTCCTATAATCGTTATAAACCATAAGCGACGAATACGCTCTTGT includes these proteins:
- a CDS encoding PH domain-containing protein, with the translated sequence MVFKSKIDRWMSVIFILLPIVMLYAVITEPDIATIIMTVLIIILLAVLVFGTKYVIDSDELIIYGGIYKKRIKIAQITSLRPTKNPLSAPAMSLDRIEILFDPHSQMTLVSPKDKEMFVKKLLDVNPDIKLVK
- a CDS encoding DUF4097 family beta strand repeat-containing protein, whose translation is MNEQQFLDLLDNRLQKLQQQERADIRRDFEEYFENGRAEGKTTEEIITALGNIEELAEELLASYDEADFAETVSIVKNDDVVPYSKVKVDVDGVNLSIVSTDATYAMIETKDADNLTEATMVIENDTLVVKAKRQERIRRLWFITIIGSVGKADVVIHLPKKQYEQITIDNDNGSIKVSDTLAKKFNLKSDNGRISTDGIQGEKLDAYSDNGRIVLTNSNVLLVNAESSNGRVVAENCKANQLKLESDNGKIQIKHVDGMVDARSCNGRIEAQMNTVNHPLNLVTDNGGILLSSVSKLDNVEIEGKTSWGSVTIYNDKTSSYAHGTKANHIKLKTSNGNIAVEELA